A region from the Triticum aestivum cultivar Chinese Spring chromosome 3D, IWGSC CS RefSeq v2.1, whole genome shotgun sequence genome encodes:
- the LOC123077327 gene encoding uncharacterized protein, producing the protein MAGGPAMAPAAAWWPGAGAGAGAQEQEEMRWRQLDGGVSAVSFGFVATAMLVSMFLAMAVLEHFLRAPPMGPPEPSPPRGPRGLLLRFLRRGRRGGRGPPGADLEAARKLDAGCTSPEMPVYSKGVSVLMPGQDVPTFIAHPAPAPCPPERVRWPSHQPAPFAGSSSNPC; encoded by the exons atgGCGGGCGGCCCGGCGATGGCCCCGGCGGCCGCATGGTGGCCaggggcgggggccggggcgggggcgcAGGAGCAGGAGGAGATGCGGTGGCGGCAGCTGGACGGCGGCGTCAGCGCCGTCTCCTTCGGCTTCGTCGCCACGGCCATGCTCGTCTCCATGTTCCTCGCCATGGCCGTGCTCGAGCACTTCCTCCGCGCCCCGCCCAtgggcccgccggagccctcgccgccCCGTGGACCAAGAGGGCTCCTCCTCCgcttcctccgccgcggccgccgcggcgGACGCGGACCCCCCGGCGCGGATCTCGAGGCCGCCAGGAAGCTCGACGCCGGATGCACGTCCCCCGAG ATGCCCGTGTATTCCAAAGGCGTATCCGTCCTGATGCCAGGACAGGACGTGCCGACGTTCATCGCGCATCCCGCGCCTGCGCCCTGCCCCCCAGAGAGGGTCCGATGGCCGTCGCACCAGCCCGCTCCTTTCGCCGGTTCCTCGTCGAATCCATGCTAG